The Babylonia areolata isolate BAREFJ2019XMU chromosome 22, ASM4173473v1, whole genome shotgun sequence genome contains a region encoding:
- the LOC143297270 gene encoding zinc transporter ZIP1-like, translated as MELLHGKIVSGCVIFLVTVVCGCGPFVLLRRFTNTGPRHRNRAAHWINCTQSFACGIFIGTCLLHLLPEASEDIQDSLTSDLPVSEMLVALGFLLLLVTENLILACHGMAGSGKRRKNNIDSEHSVVFVAGECSVVNDNHSDKRRLMDDSHASHSHNKYGAVGDDSSVRQNGRNSATQRREVGKYPDRSNRNPNTPLLQEETEPKDHPSRPESQEDRDGKESHDESEGEKTTTTEADDKKAVLKSFVLLFALSLHTVFDGLVVGLQSREEEVWTLLAAVGLHKALVAVSIAISLLKSHYHHPRASLLYLSLFSLVAPAGLAVGAVLTETRFDVHAQTLTSGVLQSVATGTFMYVTFVESLKGRFEGRARLLNVLLVLVGFGLVCGLRVVLPG; from the coding sequence ATGGAACTCCTTCACGGCAAGATAGTGTCCGGGTGTGTCATCTTCCTGGTGACGGTGGTGTGCGGGTGCGGACCCTTCGTCCTGCTCCGGCGCTTCACCAACACGGGCCCCCGCCACAGGAACAGGGCGGCCCACTGGATCAACTGCACCCAGTCCTTCGCCTGCGGCATCTTCATCGGCAcctgcctcctccacctcctccctgagGCCTCCGAAGACATCCAGGACTCCCTCACCTCGGATCTGCCCGTGTCTGAAATGCTGGTGGCTCTTGGCTTCTTGCTTCTCCTGGTGACGGAGAATTTGATCCTGGCTTGTCACGGCATGGCCGGAagcgggaagaggaggaagaacaacataGACAGCGAGCACTCGGTGGTCTTCGTCGCCGGGGAATGTTCCGTCGTCAATGACAACCACTCGGATAAGAGAAGACTGATGGACGACTCTCATGcgtcacactcacacaacaagtACGGCGCGGTGGGTGATGATAGTTCTGTTCGTCAGAATGGTCGGAACAGTGCCACCCAACGTAGAGAAGTCGGGAAATATCCCGACCGTTCGAACCGaaaccccaacacacccctcctTCAAGAAGAAACAGAACCTAAAGACCACCCCTCAAGACCCGAAAGTCAAGAAGACAGGGATGGCAAAGAGAGTCACGACGAGAGCGAAggagagaagacgacgacgacggaggCTGACGACAAGAAAGCGGTGCTCAAGTCCTTCGTGCTGCTCTTCGCTCTCTCACTCCACACGGTGTTCGACGGGCTGGTGGTGGGTCTGCAGAGCCGAGAGGAAGAGGTATGGACTCTCCTGGCCGCCGTGGGACTCCACAAGGCGCTGGTGGCCGTCAGCATCGCCATCAGCCTCCTCAagtcccactaccaccacccccgcgCCAGCCTCCTCTACCTCTCGCTCTTCTCCCTCGTGGCCCCAGCGGGGCTGGCGGTAGGCGCCGTGCTGACGGAGACCCGCTTCGACGTGCACGCGCAGACACTGACTTCCGGTGTGCTGCAGAGCGTGGCGACGGGCACGTTCATGTACGTGACGTTCGTGGAGAGCCTGAAGGGGCGCTTCGAGGGCCGGGCCCGGCTGCTGAACGTGCTGCTCGTGCTGGTGGGGTTCGGGCTGGTGTGCGGGCTGAGGGTGGTGCTGCCTGGATGA